Part of the Deltaproteobacteria bacterium genome is shown below.
GTGAGGTCACGCACGCCGCTACTGGTATGGCAGAGCGCCTCGGCGGCGCCAAGGATGCGCACCGGTCTCTTCTTCAGGTCGCGCCCGCGCTCGGCGCTGGTGACCACCACGGCGCCGCCGCCGTCGGTAATGATGCAGCAGTCGAGCAAGTGCAGCGGCGACGAGACCACCCGCGAGGCCAGCACGTCATCGACGGTAATCGGATCCCGAAACTTCGCCACCGGGTTGAGTGCGGCGTGGCGCCGGGTGGTGACCGCGATTTCCGCCAGCTGCTCGGCGGTGGTGCCGAATTCGTGCATGTGCCGCTGCGCGCACATGGCGTAAGCCCCGATCAGCGTCGGCCCGTAGGGGGCCTCGAACTGATCGGGTGGATCGTTCGGGCTCTGGCCACCGGTACCGACCGCAAACCGCTCAGAAGAAGCGCGGCTGCCGTAGGTGATCAATGCCACCTCGCACAAGCCCGCGGCGATCGCCGCGGCCGCGTGACTGACGTGGGCGACGAACGAGGAGCCGCCGATTTGCGTCGAATCGAGGTAGCGCGGGTTGAGGTCGAGATGCTCGGCCAACGTCATGACCCCGAGCGGGCTGACACCCGCAGTGAGATAACCGTCGACGTCCTTGATCGTCAAGCCAGCGTCGGCCAGCGCTCCGCGCGCACTCTCGGCGTGAATCTGGTAGGCAGTCTTCTCCGGAGCCCAGCGCGTCGGGTGCTCGTAGACGCCGGCAATGACGGCTGATTGCGCCAGGCTCACGGCAACCCCCGCAGGAAATCCTCGATCGCCCGATTGAACTCTGCCGGCTTCTCGCTCGGGATGGTGTGGCCGGCGTCGTCGATCACAACCAGTTGTGCGCCGGGAATCGCCGCGTGCAAGAACTCCGAGCGCGCCAACGGCGTCACCGAGTCGTCGCGGCCGGCGATGATCAACGTCGGCACTGCTATCCGCCGCACGCGCTCGTTGGCATCAAAGGCGTTGCAGGCGACGAAATCGTAGTAGCGCACTCGCGGGTCGGTCTTCACCTGCTCCATCCAGGCTTCGCGTACAATGGCGAAGTCGGTCTTGGGCGAAAAGGCCTCGGCGGTGAACGGCTGTTGCGCCCGCCCGTTCATCACCTCCCGCCACAGCGCCAGCCGTTCGGCCGACAGCTCGAACCTGGCGGCCGTCGCCACCAGGACGAGGGCACGCACGCGCTCCGGATAGGTGAGGGCAAATTCCATCGCGATCGCCCCGCCCATCGAGCGCCCGATCAATACGAACGGACGCAGCCCCAGAGCATCGCTGAAGGCTTGGGTGAAGTCACAGTACGCCGCGATGTTGTCAAACCCTTGCGTGCTACCGGAGCGGCCATGGCCGGGGAAATCGAATGCCAGCGGGCTGTGCGCGGCGCCGAAGTGCTCGAGCTGCCGGTTCCAGGTGTTGGCGTTTGAGCCGGCCGCATGGATAAACAGCAACAGCTCGCCGCGGCCGAGGTCGGGGACTACATCCGGCAGAGTTGTACGGCCGGCGTGGAAGTAATTGACGGCGGTCCCGTTGACGTTGGTGTACTTGGTCGGCATCGGCGGCCTGTTCGCTCCCGGCGGAGTCCAACGACCCGCGCGCCGGT
Proteins encoded:
- a CDS encoding thiolase domain-containing protein gives rise to the protein MSLAQSAVIAGVYEHPTRWAPEKTAYQIHAESARGALADAGLTIKDVDGYLTAGVSPLGVMTLAEHLDLNPRYLDSTQIGGSSFVAHVSHAAAAIAAGLCEVALITYGSRASSERFAVGTGGQSPNDPPDQFEAPYGPTLIGAYAMCAQRHMHEFGTTAEQLAEIAVTTRRHAALNPVAKFRDPITVDDVLASRVVSSPLHLLDCCIITDGGGAVVVTSAERGRDLKKRPVRILGAAEALCHTSSGVRDLTAMAAKQSGPRAMAMAGVAHSDIDMCMLYDSFTITVLATLENLGFCRKGEGGAFVQNGRIGLGGALPINTDGGGLSSNHPGMRGIFLVIEAVKQLRGECGPRQVNNCRIALCHGTGGMLGLRHSGATLVLASA
- a CDS encoding alpha/beta fold hydrolase; the encoded protein is MPTKYTNVNGTAVNYFHAGRTTLPDVVPDLGRGELLLFIHAAGSNANTWNRQLEHFGAAHSPLAFDFPGHGRSGSTQGFDNIAAYCDFTQAFSDALGLRPFVLIGRSMGGAIAMEFALTYPERVRALVLVATAARFELSAERLALWREVMNGRAQQPFTAEAFSPKTDFAIVREAWMEQVKTDPRVRYYDFVACNAFDANERVRRIAVPTLIIAGRDDSVTPLARSEFLHAAIPGAQLVVIDDAGHTIPSEKPAEFNRAIEDFLRGLP